The nucleotide window GGCGTTCGACGTCGCGCGCTTCGGCGTTTCCCTGTTGGCCGCGCCCGCCAGGTTGCGGCAAGCCGTCGGCATGACGCGCGGGTTCGCGGGCTTGCACTACTGGACCGGCAGCATCGTGGAAGAGGCCCAGGGCGACGGCCGCGTCGAGCGCGTCACCATCAGACGTGGCCGCGACAGCAGGCGCGTCACGCTGGATTGCGATCGCGTCGCCTGCGGCTATGGACTCGTGCCGAACATCACGCTGGCCCAGGCGCTCGGCTGCGCGATCGGCGAAGCGGGCGAGATCGTCGTCGATGGCGAGCAGCGTACGTCGATCGAAAGCGTGTTCGCGGCGGGCGAATGCACCGGTGTCGGCGGCGCGGAGCTAGCCGGCGTGGAAGGCGAGATCGCCGGTGTCATCGCAAGCGGCGGCGCCGCCGACCATGCCACCCTCGACGCGCAACGCGCGCGCTGGCGCCGGTTCGGCCGCCGCGTCGACACGGCGTTCGCATTGCGGGACGCCGCGCGCACGCCGCCCGCGGACGGCACGCTGCTATGCCGCTGCGAGGACGTGAGCATCGGCGAGGTGCGCGCCTTCGCCGACTGGCGCGAGGCCAAGCTGCACACCCGCTGCGGCATGGGCGCCTGCCAGGGAAGAATCTGCGGCACGGCGGCCAATCTGTACTTCGGCTGGGAGGCCGCCGCGCCGCGTCCGCCCTTCAGTCCGGCGCAAATCGGTACGTTGATGGCGGCGGTTGCAGAGCCGCCGCCGGTTGAATGACCTGTTCTTCCATACGCCTGCGGATATTGTTGGCGGCGACGCGGCCCTATAATCGACCGCACGTGCCAGGCGCCTGGCCACGAGTCCCGAGTCCCGAGCGTCGGTCGGCAACCGGCACCGGCACCGGCACCGGCAACTGGCAACAGAACAACCAGCAACAGACCAACCGCAAGCCCCCACCACCGCAAAACCGAACGCTCGCCCTACCGCCCCAACCAACACACGGACCAACGGAACCCGCACGATGAACACGCTGGCTCATCCGCTCGAACCGGACGACGCAACGCTGTCCGGCATGCTGTCGCACTTCAGGCTGCTCGAGCCGGTATTCGACGCGATGCCGGACGTCGTGTTCTTCGTCAAGGACGCCGAGGCGCGCTACGCGCTGGTCAACCGCACGCTCGCGTCGCGCTGCGGCTTCAAGGAAAAGTCCGCGCTGCTCGGCCGGACCGCCGAGGACGTGTTCCCGCGCCGCTTCGGGCGCATCTACACGGCGCAGGACAAGGCGATCATTAACGTCGGCAATCAGATGATCGATCAACTGGAGCTGCATCTGTATCCCGGCCGCCAGCCGGGCTGGTGTCTGACCTGCAAACAACCGCTGCGCGATCCCGCCGGCAAAGTGGTCGGCCTCGCCGGCATTTCCCGCGATCTGAAAGCGGACGAAAGCAGCCATCCCGCCTACAGCCGCCTCGCCGCGGTCGTGCAGTCCATCCAGGAAAATTACGTCCAGCCTTTGAATCTAAAGCAGCTCGCGGCCATGGCGAATATGTCGGTCGCGCAACTGGAGCGCTACTTTCACAAAGTGTTTCATCTGACGCCGCGTCAGGTGCTGCTGAAAACCCGGCTGGACGCCGCCACGGCGCTGCTAGTTTCCCACGACAAGGTCACCGACGTCGCCGCGCTGTGCGGCTACACCGACCACAGCGCGTTCACGCGGCAGTTCAAGGCGACCGTCGGCATCACGCCGACCGAATACCGCATGCTGCTGCACGGCACTTCGCGGAGCTGAACCGCAGCACATGGCTCGTCGCAAGCATCACTACTACGTCTACGTCGTCGCGCTGGACGACAAGGTCTGGAACGAGGCGCGTTTTCGCCGCGCGAATCCGGATTACCGGTTTGACAAGCCTTGCGTGTATGTGGGAATGACGGGACTGGACCCGGATCTGCGCTTCGATCGGCATAAGGCCGGCATTCAGGCCAATCGCTATGTGCGCGATTACGGCTTGCGTCTCGTGCCCGAACTGTATGAAGTGTTCAACCCCATGCCTTACCGCGGCGCACAGGATATGGAAGTGGAATTGGCGATTGGCCTGCGTGAGGCGGGGTACGGCGTGTGGCAGGCGTGAGTCGTGTGAAGGGGCTGCGGCGTTCGTCAGCGTGGGTCTGGCCGGCGCTCGGCCAGGTCAAACGGCCTGAGACCTGTACGCGCTCGCTTCGCGTGCTTTCGAGCTCGAACCCAGCGGCGCGCGTTACTTTATGCCGAGGCCGCGCAGCACGGCATTGCCTTCGGGCGTCAGACGGATATGCGAAGCGCCTGCGTCGCCGGATACGGTTTCGATCAGGCCGGCTTCATGAAGCTGTGGAATCTCGGGTTTCGCAAACGCGTCGATCGGCGCGTGCAGCAACAGCAGCAGCGTCGCCAGCTCGTGATGGCTCAGCAGGCGGCGCAGAATGGTAGGTCGCTTGGCCGGCGCCGGCGTGTCGTTCGTGTTGTGATCGGGCTGGTTCATGGTTCGCACCTTGTGCGGTGTGGTATCGGGTGGATGATGCGGACGAAGTCTTAAACGATTCTTAAGACACCATTGTCCTGTAACACCATGACACGAAGATTGCATCGAACCATGTTACCGATTGTCACACTTACGCTTCCTTTCTCTCCCGCAAACCCTTACGGGGCGCAGGTTTTGCCCGCCGACTCGATCCACAGGTTGCTCACGTGGCGCTTGCCCGCATAGAAACGGTAAGTCGTGGCGCCGTTATCGCTACGCACCTTGACGATATTCGAATCGCCGAAATCGAGCATCTGGCCTTGCGGGATCGCCGTGGACTTGAACGCGGCGTCGTGGCTGGTGGCCAATTGCGTCAGGCACGAGACCACGTCGTTGACGGAGCGCTGCGTGTTGGTGTCTGTGACGGGCTCGCCGGCATCCGGATTCTTCTGGAAGTACGCGCAAGCGCTGAGGAGCAGGGGAACTGACAGGACTACGGCAAACTTCTTCATATCTCTCCTGGCGTTACATTCGGCCGACGACGCCACGCGCGGCACCCGCTTGTGACGCAACCGCGCGGCATCGGCCGCGAAATCAGGCGCCATTATATCGGTGCGGCGCGGCTACCCCACCCGAAGCCGCACACGCCGTGCCCGCCCAGCCCGAATCGCCGGACCAGAATTGCCCGCCTGACGCGCTGAAAGCCTACTTGCGCCGCTGCGCCTGCGCGGCGAGCCGCACGGCGGCATTGGCCGCGCCATAGCCGTCGTAACCGCCGCGCCGCTCGACGATCTCCATGAAGAAGCGCTGGTCGAGTTGCTCCGTGTAAGCGTGGAAAAACTCGCCGCCGCGCTCGTCCCGGTCGTACAGGATGTTATTGGCGCGCAACGCCTCCAGCGTCTCGTCCGGCAACGCGTAGCGGGCGGCCAGATCCTCGTAGTAATTGCGCGGGATGCGCAGCACCGGCAAGCCGTCGGCGACGAACTCGGGAATCGCGCTGAAAATGTCGCCGGTGCTGAAGGCGACGTGGTTCAGGCCTGAGCCGTGATAGGTATGCAACGCCTCGGCTACCGCCGTGTGATGGTCCACGGAGGCATTCAGCACGATACGCACCGAGCCGTCGTGGCTGCGCAGCGCGCGGCTGCGCACGAGACCGTACGGATCGGGCACCAGCACGCCAGGCTCGGCCTGGAAGCCCAAAGCAGTGCGCAGAAACAGCACCCACGTATCCAGCGAATTCGCCGGCACCGACAAGCACACATGGTCGATACGGCTGAGCGGCCCCACTTCGCTCGGGCCGTTGATGTCGGTGAGGACGAAATCGGCCTCGAACAACGTAGGCTGATCCGGTGTTTCGTCGACGAAATAGTTCAGGCTGCTGTCCGGCGCCTGCACGGCGGGCAGCACCCGCTCGTTCGGGCCGATCTGCCCGGAAAACGGCGCGTAGCCGAAGCCGGCGGCGCGTTCGAACGCCTGATTGGCGTCGTCCACGCGAAACGCCGACGCGCACAGCGACAAACCGTGCTGCTGGAAAAACGCGTTGGCGAACGAATCCGGCTCGGCGTTGAGCACGATTGAGGCCGCGCCGTGCTGATACAGCGTGACTTCCTTCGAGCGATGCCGGCCCGCCTCGCGAAACCGCAGTTTGCCGAGCCAGTCGACGAGTTGCGCGCGCGTGGCGTGGTCGACCGCGAATTCGAGAAACTGATAGCCGACGTGCGCGGGCGCCGCGGGCGAGCGATACAGGTCGCCGACCGGCTGCTGCGTGGTTTCGAGCAGCGCGCGGGTCTGTTCCTCGAGGAACAGCAGCGAGCGATGACCGTCCGCAGCTGTAATGGTGGTCGGCGCGGCGCGAAAGCCGTCGTTGAAAATTTCCAGCGAAAGCGGGCCGCTGTAGCCCGTTTTCATGACCTGCGCCGTGAAATTGGCCAGGTCGAAATCGCCCTGGCCCGGGAAGCAGCGATAGTGGCGGCTCCATTCGAGCACGTCCATGGCGAGCTTCGGTGCATCGGCGATCTGCACGAAGGCGATGCGGTCGCCCGGAATGTCGGCGATCGCGTCCGGCGTATCGTCGAGCGACAGGGTGTGGAAACTGTCGAGTACGAGCCCAAGATTCGGATGATTCACGGCGTTCACGAGCTTCCACGCGTGCCGGTAGGTCTTGACGTGTTTGCCCCACGCGAGCGCTTCGTAGCCCGCGATCACGCCGGCCGCCTCCGCCGCGCGGGCCAGCGCGCCGAGCTGGTCGGTCATCAGCGAGTCGTCGCCGATGGTGTCGGGCGAAACGTTGCTGCACACCAGAATGCGGTCGGTGCCCAGTTCATGCATCACGTCGAACTTGCGCTTCGCGCGGTCGAGATTGCGCTCGAGGCGCTCCGGGCTGACCCCGTCGAAATCGCGGAAGGGCTGAAACAGCATGATTTTCAGCCCGAGATCTTCGGCGATGCGCCGCACGTCGGCGGGCGAGCCGTCGAAATACAGCAAATCGTTCTCGAAGATCTCGACGCCTTCGAAGCCCGCCGCCTGGATCGCGGTCAGCTTCTCGACGAGGGTTCCGCTGATCGACACGGTGGCAATCGAACGTTGCATGAACGGCTCCTGCAAAAACAATCAAACGGCTGTTGAATAAGGCGCGCAACAGCCGGCGCGCGACGCTCGCATGTCCGGCGACGGGCATGCTGCAATGCGGAAAATGGACTAGTTCGTTACACACGCCAGCAAGACGCAAGCCACAATCGCCCACACTAACCGAAATTCTCGACAGTTTATACAAACTAACTAGATGGTACAAATTCGTAGAAACCCCGAATGACGGCGACGCCCAATGCGCGCACACTTCGCTCACGTTGCAAAACCACGGCGATTGCCGTGGCTGGCTTCTTGCCTTACTTAGCAGGAGTGGTTGTCATGAGTTTTGCGTCAGTACTGGTCCTCAATGGACCGAACCTCAATCTGCTCGGCACGCGCGAGCCGGCTTTCTATGGCTCGGAAACGCTCGACGACGTCGCGAAACTTTGCCGCGATGCGGGAGAGCGGTTGAATCTGTCGATCGACTTCTGTCAGTCGAACGCCGAGCATCAGCTGATCGACTGGCTGCATGCGGCGCGGTCCAAGGTCGACGGCATCGTGATCAATCCGGCGGCTTACACGCATACGTCGGTGGCTATCGCCGATGCGCTTACGGCAATCGAAAAGCCGGTCATCGAAGTGCATATTTCAAACGTGCATCGCCGCGAGGCGTTCCGGCATCACTCGTACGTGTCGGCGGTGGCGGACGCGATCATCATCGGTTGCGGCACGCAAGGCTATGTACTGGCGCTGGAGCGGATGGCGACCATTCTTAAGGATAGGGCGGCGAAATGAACTCACAAGTGAACGCACAAGCGAACTCACAGGCAACTCCCCATTCCTATCTGGTCGGCCTGATCGGCGCGGGCATCAGCGGATCGCTGACGCCTGCGATGCACGAGGAAGAGGGCAGCAAGCTCGGCCTGCACTATGTGTACCGCCGTATCGACCTGGAAGCGTTGAACCTCGACGTCGCCACGCTGCCCGATCTGCTGATGGCCGCCGAACGCATGGGCTTCAACGGCCTGAACA belongs to Paraburkholderia aromaticivorans and includes:
- a CDS encoding FAD-dependent oxidoreductase, yielding MKQHFDIVIVGAGPAGLNAASAAACAGATVALVDDNPRAGGQIWRQGPGHAPQAQLHVLLTAISGQSTITHWPSTRVVAPLSSRGLLLESTELGGAFVTYKHLILATGARERLLPFGGWTLPGVTGAAALQALVKGGMPVRGERIVIAGSGPLLIAALATARAAGARVVAVVEQASAFDVARFGVSLLAAPARLRQAVGMTRGFAGLHYWTGSIVEEAQGDGRVERVTIRRGRDSRRVTLDCDRVACGYGLVPNITLAQALGCAIGEAGEIVVDGEQRTSIESVFAAGECTGVGGAELAGVEGEIAGVIASGGAADHATLDAQRARWRRFGRRVDTAFALRDAARTPPADGTLLCRCEDVSIGEVRAFADWREAKLHTRCGMGACQGRICGTAANLYFGWEAAAPRPPFSPAQIGTLMAAVAEPPPVE
- a CDS encoding AraC family transcriptional regulator, with protein sequence MNTLAHPLEPDDATLSGMLSHFRLLEPVFDAMPDVVFFVKDAEARYALVNRTLASRCGFKEKSALLGRTAEDVFPRRFGRIYTAQDKAIINVGNQMIDQLELHLYPGRQPGWCLTCKQPLRDPAGKVVGLAGISRDLKADESSHPAYSRLAAVVQSIQENYVQPLNLKQLAAMANMSVAQLERYFHKVFHLTPRQVLLKTRLDAATALLVSHDKVTDVAALCGYTDHSAFTRQFKATVGITPTEYRMLLHGTSRS
- a CDS encoding bifunctional sugar phosphate isomerase/epimerase/4-hydroxyphenylpyruvate dioxygenase family protein yields the protein MQRSIATVSISGTLVEKLTAIQAAGFEGVEIFENDLLYFDGSPADVRRIAEDLGLKIMLFQPFRDFDGVSPERLERNLDRAKRKFDVMHELGTDRILVCSNVSPDTIGDDSLMTDQLGALARAAEAAGVIAGYEALAWGKHVKTYRHAWKLVNAVNHPNLGLVLDSFHTLSLDDTPDAIADIPGDRIAFVQIADAPKLAMDVLEWSRHYRCFPGQGDFDLANFTAQVMKTGYSGPLSLEIFNDGFRAAPTTITAADGHRSLLFLEEQTRALLETTQQPVGDLYRSPAAPAHVGYQFLEFAVDHATRAQLVDWLGKLRFREAGRHRSKEVTLYQHGAASIVLNAEPDSFANAFFQQHGLSLCASAFRVDDANQAFERAAGFGYAPFSGQIGPNERVLPAVQAPDSSLNYFVDETPDQPTLFEADFVLTDINGPSEVGPLSRIDHVCLSVPANSLDTWVLFLRTALGFQAEPGVLVPDPYGLVRSRALRSHDGSVRIVLNASVDHHTAVAEALHTYHGSGLNHVAFSTGDIFSAIPEFVADGLPVLRIPRNYYEDLAARYALPDETLEALRANNILYDRDERGGEFFHAYTEQLDQRFFMEIVERRGGYDGYGAANAAVRLAAQAQRRK
- the aroQ gene encoding type II 3-dehydroquinate dehydratase; translation: MSFASVLVLNGPNLNLLGTREPAFYGSETLDDVAKLCRDAGERLNLSIDFCQSNAEHQLIDWLHAARSKVDGIVINPAAYTHTSVAIADALTAIEKPVIEVHISNVHRREAFRHHSYVSAVADAIIIGCGTQGYVLALERMATILKDRAAK